GGCGAGGCGCTCTCCAAGGCCGAGGAAGCGCTGAAGCTGGCCCGCACGACGCTGGGCAAGACGAAGCTGCTCGCGCCGCTGGGCGGCGTCGTGGCGCGCAAGTTCGTCGAGCCGGGCGACTTCGTCTCCCCGGGCCGCCCCGTCGTCGCCCTCTACGATCCGGCCGACATGTACGTCGAGGCCCGCTTCGAGGAGACGAAGCTCCCGCACGTCCGCGTCGGCCAGCGGGTCGAGCTGACGTTCGACGCCCTCGGCGGCGGCGCCCGCCACGGCAAGGTCCGCCTGATCCACCGCGCCTCGGCCGGCGAGTTCGCGCTGATTCCGCGCGACGTCACGGCGGGCGAGTTCACCAAGCTCACGCAGCGCGTGCCGGTCGAGATCGACTTCGACGCCGACGTGCCGCGCGACCAGCTTGTCCCCGGCATGTCGGTCGAAGTGGCCGCGCGCCGCGAGGGACGGGACGAAGAGTGAGCCAGAACGCCTACAAGTGGTTCACCGGCAT
This window of the bacterium genome carries:
- a CDS encoding efflux RND transporter periplasmic adaptor subunit — encoded protein: DYGQREQMAAADVRTLAAQKDVAAAKLALASGDVPAQIHAAEAAVAAARQQRAQAAANETYVAAQHRRLSALLEQKAIGRAKFDEIDAAFKAARASSEAAEAQIRAAEAKLAEARASQAKIAEAAAGEKQAGEALSKAEEALKLARTTLGKTKLLAPLGGVVARKFVEPGDFVSPGRPVVALYDPADMYVEARFEETKLPHVRVGQRVELTFDALGGGARHGKVRLIHRASAGEFALIPRDVTAGEFTKLTQRVPVEIDFDADVPRDQLVPGMSVEVAARREGRDEE